The DNA region TGATGTTAGAATGAATGCTATGAAAGAAGCTGAGGCTATACTTATGGACGAAATGCCTATAATACCGCTTTATTATAGAACAGATTTATTTATGGTAAACCCAATACTAAAAAATGTTGTATTAAGCCCTTTAGGAAGACATAAATTTAATTACTGCTATATAGAAGTAACTAAAAAGACAAATAGATAATCATATATTTAATAATAATTATTAATTTTTTAAAATATAATATTTAAGGAAAATAATATTATGTCAGATGAATTAAAGACAAAAGCATTAGAATATCATTCAAAAGAAAAAGCAGGCAAAATAGAAGTTATAGCAACAAAGCCTTGTAAAACTGCTGATGACTTATCTTTAGCATATACTCCGGGAGTGGCAAAGCCTGTACTTGAAATAGCAGAAAATCCAAATGATGCTTATAAATATACTTCTAAAGGGAATTTAGTAGCTGTTATATCAAATGGAACTGCAATACTTGGTTTGGGGGACAGAGGTGCTTTAGCTTCAAAACCTGTTATGGAAGGAAAGGGTATATTATTTAAACGCTTTGCTGATATTGATGTTTTTGATATAGAGATAAATGAAAAGAATCCTGATAAAATCATAGAAATAGTAAAAGCATTAGAGCCTACATTTGGAGGAATTAACCTTGAAGATATAAAAGCTCCTGAATGTTTCAAAATAGAAAAAACTCTAATAGAAAAATGCGATATACCTGTATTTCATGATGACCAACACGGAACTGCTATAATATGTTCTGCTGCTTTGATTAATGCTTTGGAAATCGCAAATATAGACAAAAAAAATGCCAAGATAGTATTTAACGGTGCCGGTTCTGCGGGCATTTCTTGTGCTAAAATGTTTGTAGCATTAGGGGTTCCTAGAGAAAATATAATTATGTGCGACAGTAAAGGTGTTATCACTAAAGAGAGAATAGAATCTGTTACTGAAGAGAAAAGAGAGTTTGCAACAGATTTAAAAGTAAAAAATCTTGAAGAAGCTATGAAAGGGGCTAATGTATTTGCTGGGCTTTCTGTTGCTGATTGTGTTAGTGAGGATATGGTTAAATCTATGGCTAAAAACCCTATAATATTTGCTATGGCTAACCCTAACCCTGAAATACAATACGAGAAGGCTATAGCTATAAGAGATGATTTAATTATGGCTACAGGAAGAAGTGATTATCCTAATCAGATTAACAACGTGTTAGGTTTTCCTTTTATATTCAGAGGTGCTTTAGATGTGAAGGCAAAAGCTATATCAGAAAAAATGAAAATGGCGGCTTCATTAGCATTGGCTGCCCTTGCTAAAGAAAAAGTTCCTGAAGAAGTTTTCAAAGCTTATGGAAACAAGACTTTTGAGTTTGGCAAAAATTATATAGTGCCAAAACCTTTTGACCCTAGGGTTATTGAATGGGTATCTCCTGCTGTTGCTAAGGCTGCTTGTGATGAGGGGCTTGCTAGAGAGCCTATCACAGATTTTGAAAAATATAAGGCTTCTCTAAAAGATAGAATGAAAAAATATTGGAATTAATAAAAATATATTAATAAATGCAAATAAAAAAGAGAATTTATTTTTTATTATAAATTCTCTTTTTTTATTTTTTCTTTATTTATTCTTAATTATTTACTATCTTTTATTGCTCTGTATTTTGCTAAAAACTCATTTGATACATTTTGTAATTCTTTTGCATATTCAATATTTAAATTCATTGAATTATTAATTATCTCACTATCTGGATTTTCTTTAAGCATTTCTAAACGCATTTTTGTTTTTTCTGTATTTATTTTTTGTTTTAATTCAGAAATCTTTGGCTGATATTCAGTTTTTAATTTTGTTATTTCAGCTAATTGCTCTTTAGTGAGAGAAGCAGAATTATAAATAAAATATCCATAATTATAAGTTTCACCATCACAATAAGAATAATTATTAGCTTTGTTATAAGAAGAATTATTCTTAGCAAAAGCAGGTACTGATAAAATTGATACGATAAAAATAATGCTTAAAATGTGTTTCATATTTATCTCCATAAATATTATTTATATATTATTAGACGAGCTATTAAATATAAAAGTTCCCCAAAAAACAAATATTATTAAGAGTTTAAAAAGTTTTTTATATATTTTGTCTGCTCATCATTTTTAAGTAAAAAAGTATCATGACCATAGTTTGATTTTAATTCATGAAACTCAGTATCAATATTAATTTCTCTATAAGTTTTTACTATATCCTCAGACTGATAGCTCGGATAAAGCCAATCTGATACAAATGATATTACAAGAACTTTATCTATAGAGTGCTTCTTTATTTTTTTTATATCATCTCTCACATCAAATAAATCCATAGCCTTAGTAAGATACAAAAAACTATTAGCATCAAATCTCTCAGTAAACTTCTCCCCATTGTAATGCAAATAATTTTCTACTTCAAAAGAAGGAGTAAAATATTTTATAGCCTTTTTTCTTCTTCTTCCAAATTTCTTTCTCATATACTCTTCGCTCATATATGTGATATGCCCAAGCATTCTAGCCAAAGCAAGTCCATTATCTGGAGTGGATATGCCGTAATATTTACCTCCATACCATTCTGAATCTTCTGTGATAGCCTGTCTTGATATTTCATTAAAAGCTATTTGCATAGGTGAATGACTCATACAGCTTGCTATAATGATTAATTTATCCATCATATTTGGGTATGATGCACTCCACTGCAAGACTTGCATTCCGCCCATAGAACCGCCTACAACAGCATAAAGCTTATTTATCTTCAAATAATCTATTAATAACTTTTGAGCCTTTACAATGTCTTTCATAGTAAAGCTTGGAAAATCTGTACCATAACACAAATTACTATTAGGTTTCTTTGATGAAGGACCAGTAGTACCGTAGCAGCCTCCAAGCACATTTGAACATATTACAAAATATTTATCTGTGTCTATAGCTTTTTTCTTGCCAACAAAATTGCTCCACCAAGTTAGAACATCACTATCCCCTGTAAAAGCATGGCAAATTAATATGGCATTATCTTTTTTATCATTTAATTTACCATTTGTAGTGTAAGCTATTTTTAAATTATCTATAGCAGCAGAGTTTTCAAATTTAAAAGTTTTATTATAATTAAAATATTCTATCATACACAACTTACCCTATTTTTTGATTTATTATTTACTTGCTATAGTTAAAGCCTCATCAAGATAATACAATATATCATCTATATGCTCTATTCCTATAGAAAGCCTTATAAAGTTTTTGGTAATACCTGCATTTATTAACTCTTCTTCAGATAATTGAGAATGCGTTGTAGAAGCAGGGTGTGCAACCAAACTCTTAACATCTCCCACATTAACAAGATGAGAAAATAGTTTTATATTGTCTATAAACTTAACAGCAGCATCATATCCGCCCTTTATGCCAAATACAACCATTCCGCCAAACTTATCATCTTTCAAATATTTTTTAGCTACATTGTAAGAAGCATCATTTTTAAGACCAGGATACCTCACCCACTCAACCCTATCATCTTTCTCTAAAAACTCAGCAACCTTCATAGCATTAAATGAATGCCTATCCATTCTCAAAGGCAAAGACTCCATTCCCTGAATAAATACCCAAGAATTATCAGGCGACAAACAAGCTCCTAAGTTTCTTAAAGGCACAGTTCTAAATCTCATAGTAAAAGCAATATCTCTTAACTCATCAGGCAAATCATAAGCCCATTTTAATCCATGATAATTAGCATCAGGCTGAGTAAACAAAGTAAACTTATCATCTTTCCAATTAAACTTACCAGCATCAGTAACTGCCCCTCCAACACTGCTTCCATGCCCGCCAATCCATTTGGTAAGAGAGTTAATTACTATATCAGCTCCATAATTTATAGTTTGAAGTAGATAAGGTGTTGTAAAAGTACCATCTACTATTAGTGGTATGTTGTTATTATGGGCTATTTTTGCTACTTCTTCTATATCTGTAAAATCTAATGAAGGGTTTGATATTGTTTCTATATATATTGCTTTTGTTTTTTTAGTAATTGCATTTTCAAAGTTTTTTGGGTCTTTGGCATCAACAAAGTTTGTGTTAATACCAAATTTTGGAAGAATGGCAGCAAATTGTGAATATGTACCTCCATACAAACTAAAAGATGATAATATTTCATCACCAGCCTCGCATATAGTAATCATAGTATTAAATATAGCACTAGTTCCAGAAGATACCGCTATAGAAGATTTGCCGTTTTCCATTGCTGTAATTCTCTTTTCTAATACGTCTGTAGTAGGGTCGCCTAATCTTGTGTAAATATAGCCTAACTCTTTTAAGTCAAATAAATCAGCAGCATGTTTAGAGTTTTTAAACATATAAGATGTTGTTTTATATATAGGTACACCTCTGCTTCCAAACACATCATTATTCTCTTGTCCTGCATGAACAGATAAAGTTTCAAATTTTAATTGTCTTGACATATAAACTCCTAAATATTTAAATTTAAAAATAAAAAAGCCGCCAAAAAATTTGACGGCTGTAATTTTACAAAATTAATATTTATTATACTATGCAGCCGTAATGATTTTTTGCATTTGCATGAGGCAAAGCATGTTCATAATAACTGCATTATTCATAATATTTTACATTTATTCAAAATTTTATATTTTATTTATATGTTATATATAAAAAATATATTGTTGTCAATAGTAATTATTAAAACTTTTATAAAATTATTCGTATATTTTTTAAAAGCTTAATAATAGTATTGAAATTGGTATATGCTTGATATATAATATACACTAATAATAAATTAAAAGGTATTTTAAAAATGAATATTTTAAGAAAAATGATATTTATTTTTGGATTGTTATTAGCCTTAATTTCAATAGGTACAATAACAAGTTATGAAAAAAATCAAAAAGATAAAGTTATAGGAAAAGACTACTAATTATATGTTCAAATATAAAATTATTTCATTACTATTTTTATTAACATTATTTAATTCTAATTTATATAGTGTAAAAGTAACTGTGCTTCCATTTTTAAGCAAAGATAAAGAATGGGTAGAAAAATATATGGTAGATGACGGAATGCCCAGAGCTTTTGAAATATCTTTGAGAAATACGCATATGTTTGATGTAAGCGATTATGATTTGCTTATTTCATATTTTGAGTCATATGATAATGTTATGGATTATAAAGCATTATCTACAAATATAACTGT from Brachyspira pilosicoli P43/6/78 includes:
- the metX gene encoding homoserine O-acetyltransferase MetX, which translates into the protein MIEYFNYNKTFKFENSAAIDNLKIAYTTNGKLNDKKDNAILICHAFTGDSDVLTWWSNFVGKKKAIDTDKYFVICSNVLGGCYGTTGPSSKKPNSNLCYGTDFPSFTMKDIVKAQKLLIDYLKINKLYAVVGGSMGGMQVLQWSASYPNMMDKLIIIASCMSHSPMQIAFNEISRQAITEDSEWYGGKYYGISTPDNGLALARMLGHITYMSEEYMRKKFGRRRKKAIKYFTPSFEVENYLHYNGEKFTERFDANSFLYLTKAMDLFDVRDDIKKIKKHSIDKVLVISFVSDWLYPSYQSEDIVKTYREINIDTEFHELKSNYGHDTFLLKNDEQTKYIKNFLNS
- a CDS encoding O-acetylhomoserine aminocarboxypropyltransferase/cysteine synthase family protein translates to MSRQLKFETLSVHAGQENNDVFGSRGVPIYKTTSYMFKNSKHAADLFDLKELGYIYTRLGDPTTDVLEKRITAMENGKSSIAVSSGTSAIFNTMITICEAGDEILSSFSLYGGTYSQFAAILPKFGINTNFVDAKDPKNFENAITKKTKAIYIETISNPSLDFTDIEEVAKIAHNNNIPLIVDGTFTTPYLLQTINYGADIVINSLTKWIGGHGSSVGGAVTDAGKFNWKDDKFTLFTQPDANYHGLKWAYDLPDELRDIAFTMRFRTVPLRNLGACLSPDNSWVFIQGMESLPLRMDRHSFNAMKVAEFLEKDDRVEWVRYPGLKNDASYNVAKKYLKDDKFGGMVVFGIKGGYDAAVKFIDNIKLFSHLVNVGDVKSLVAHPASTTHSQLSEEELINAGITKNFIRLSIGIEHIDDILYYLDEALTIASK
- a CDS encoding malic enzyme-like NAD(P)-binding protein, which codes for MSDELKTKALEYHSKEKAGKIEVIATKPCKTADDLSLAYTPGVAKPVLEIAENPNDAYKYTSKGNLVAVISNGTAILGLGDRGALASKPVMEGKGILFKRFADIDVFDIEINEKNPDKIIEIVKALEPTFGGINLEDIKAPECFKIEKTLIEKCDIPVFHDDQHGTAIICSAALINALEIANIDKKNAKIVFNGAGSAGISCAKMFVALGVPRENIIMCDSKGVITKERIESVTEEKREFATDLKVKNLEEAMKGANVFAGLSVADCVSEDMVKSMAKNPIIFAMANPNPEIQYEKAIAIRDDLIMATGRSDYPNQINNVLGFPFIFRGALDVKAKAISEKMKMAASLALAALAKEKVPEEVFKAYGNKTFEFGKNYIVPKPFDPRVIEWVSPAVAKAACDEGLAREPITDFEKYKASLKDRMKKYWN